The Pochonia chlamydosporia 170 chromosome 1, whole genome shotgun sequence genome window below encodes:
- a CDS encoding choline dehydrogenase (similar to Verticillium alfalfae VaMs.102 XP_003005378.1) — protein MSSNYDFVIVGGGTAGLVLASRLSELPNIRVLVLEAGDDRSQDEQVNDPAQWFTFMGSSADWSFKSTTQASHHFCLGDKELPLSQGKILGGSSAIHGLVYTPPSRAIIDAWAKLGNPRWEWENFERSIEKSCTLTSADGSSTGNGPLQVWLPDVAENPWSKAWNAALDNMGFRPVETAFPGPKVGTVINADTVNPVSGQRSYAVSAYLDSARQRDNLTVITGVMAKKILFEKNDSEEPTAIGVEYTQGDELRVALANKEVILSAGTFNSSRLLELSGIGSSSRLNKLGVDVVAENPFVGENLQCHSMCAVSFESNEASLDEFATNDKNTTLENKESLSRYEGTGLNVAAYLPFPAINTSDGVSDLENIIKHSSHHQTNVQPGSEAEPAISKAEKLFHDFHADFVHSLLRDKTGVSGYYVSSPSYIPLSGPPSPGDETYFSILLLLPHPLSRGSAHITSASASTSTARPGLAIDPRLLSHPLDIEVFGRHLRQVETIIASSPLASCIRKGGKRNPAASMVGGFNDLEAAKDYLRRTSVGAHHYTGTCSMMAKEYGGVVDEKMRVYGCRNLRVCDASIIPITPPANPQATVYAVAEHGASIIKSSI, from the exons ATGTCGTCCAACTATGATTTCGTTATAGTTGGTGGAGGAACCGCAGGGTTGGTGTTAGCGTCCAGATTATCCGAGCTTCCCAATATTCGCGTTCTGGTGCTCGAAGCCGGCGACGATCGATCGCAGGACGAACAGGTTAACGACCCGGCCCAGTGGTTTACCTTTATGGGTAGTTCAGCTGATTGGAGCTTCAAAAGCACAACTCAGGCAAGTCATCATTTCTG CCTCGGCGACAAGGAACTCCCGCTCTCTCAGGGCAAAATTCTCGGAGGCTCGAGCGCAATCCATGGCTTGGTGTATACTCCCCCATCTCGAGCAATCATCGATGCTTGGGCTAAGTTGGGCAACCCACGATGGGAATGGGAGAACTTTGAAAGGTCAATAGAGAAATCGTGTACCCTAACATCAGCCGACGGTAGCTCGACAGGTAACGGGCCACTCCAAGTTTGGTTACCGGATGTTGCCGAAAATCCATGGTCCAAGGCATGGAATGCTGCGTTAGACAATATGGGATTTCGTCCAGTTGAGACGGCCTTCCCGGGGCCCAAAGTTGGTACCGTTATCAACGCGGACACGGTGAATCCCGTCTCTGGTCAGCGAAGTTATGCAGTATCAGCTTATCTCGATTCAGCCCGACAACGAGACAATTTAACGGTTATTACGGGAGTAATGGCCAAAAAGATTCTTTTCGAGAAGAATGATTCTGAAGAACCCACAGCCATTGGAGTGGAATATACACAAGGAGATGAGTTGAGAGTAGCACTGGCAAACAAAGAGGTTATCTTGTCGGCAGGTACCTTCAACTCTTCACGGCTTCTAGAACTATCAGGAATCGGCTCGAGCTCTCGACTTAACAAGTTGGGCGTTGATGTAGTGGCGGAAAATCCGTTCGTCGGTGAGAATTTGCAGTGCCACAGTATGTGTGCTGTGAGTTTTGAAAGCAACGAGGCTTCGCTTGACGAGTTTGCAACTAATGACAAGAACACGACGttggagaacaaggagaGTCTTTCTAGGTATGAAGGGACAGGGCTCAACGTTGCAGCCTACTTGCCCTTTCCAGCGATTAATACTTCGGACGGCGTGTCAGATCTGGAAAACATCATAAAACACAGTTCCCATCATCAAACCAACGTTCAACCTGGCAGCGAGGCAGAACCAGCTATTTCCAAGGCAGAGAAGCTTTTTCACGACTTTCATGCGGATTTCGTTCACTCTCTTCTCCGGGACAAAACAGGCGTATCGGGTTATTACGTCTCATCACCTAGTTACATTCCACTAAGCGGACCGCCCTCTCCAGGAGACGAAACATATTtttccattctccttctcctACCTCACCCGCTGTCTCGTGGATCAGCACATATTACctctgcatcagcatcaacatcgaccGCACGTCCTGGCCTTGCAATAGACCCACGACTTCTCTCTCATCCTTTGGATATCGAAGTTTTTGGTAGACATCTTCGCCAAGTGGAGACAATCATTGCCAGCTCACCACTCGCAAGTTGCATCAGGAAAGGAGGCAAAAGGAATCCAGCTGCTTCGATGGTTGGAGGATTCAACGATCTGGAAGCCGCCAAGGACTACCTTCGACGTACATCCGTAGGGGCTCATCATTACACTGGAACATGCTCAATGATGGCGAAGGAATATGGTGGTgtggttgatgagaagatGCGCGTTTATGGATGCCGAAACCTGCGAGTTTGCGATGCCAGTATCATCCCGATTACACCTCCTGCGAACCCGCAGGCTACTGTATATGCAGTGGCTGAACATGGAGCGTCCATTATTAAGTCTAGTATTTAG
- a CDS encoding beta-galactosidase domain-containing protein: MAAPAACNNASSLQHWLYSSQIDDQALKLLENPELVGVQALYSWKSLEPSQNEYDFSNIKNDMARVSAKGKKFWIQLQDRTFSPTNDPVPKYMHTPQYNNGSAPTCDGETCDTDFKIDGWMAQQWNPEVRKRYQALLSALSKEFDGQITGLNLPETSIEVNEKENNFTNEAYFRGELENAGHAVSVFKKSYVVQYVNFWPDGWNNANNRFTDSFDYYAEHGVGVGGPDLIPYKEGQVKNSYPFITKYHDKVPITVVAVQEPDLKAINPVTNTNFTKAEFVDYATNVLKVRIIFWATSSPWLQSS, translated from the coding sequence ATGGCTGCTCCAGCAGCATGCAACAATGCCTCAAGCCTCCAACATTGGCTTTACAGCAGCCAAATCGACGACCAGGCTCTTAAACTGCTAGAGAATCCCGAACTCGTTGGTGTACAAGCACTCTACAGCTGGAAATCCCTCGAACCTTCTCAGAACGAATACGACTTCTCCAATATCAAGAACGACATGGCTCGTGTTTCagcaaaaggcaaaaagtTCTGGATCCAGCTCCAAGACAGAACGTTCTCTCCCACCAACGACCCCGTACCCAAATACATGCACACGCCGCAATACAACAACGGCAGCGCACCAACTTGCGACGGAGAAACATGCGATACCGACTTCAAAATCGATGGGTGGATGGCGCAGCAATGGAATCCTGAAGTGCGAAAGCGTTACCAGGCACTGCTGAGTGCGCTATCTAAAGAATTTGATGGCCAAATCACCGGCCTCAATTTACCTGAAACGTCTATTGAAGTGAATGAGAAGGAAAACAATTTCACTAATGAAGCTTATTTCCGGGGTGAGCTTGAAAATGCTGGACACGCTGTCTCGGTCTTCAAGAAGTCGTACGTTGTGCAGTACGTAAACTTTTGGCCGGATGGCTGGAATAATGCCAACAACCGGTTCACCGATTCTTTCGACTATTACGCCGagcatggtgttggcgttggcggaCCGGATTTGATCCCCTACAAGGAAGGTCAAGTCAAGAATTCGTACCCATTTATTACCAAGTATCATGATAAGGTGCCCATCACAGTGGTAGCTGTTCAGGAACCAGATTTGAAGGCGATCAATCCTGTGACTAACACGAATTTTACAAAGGCAGAATTTGTGGACTATGCCACGAATGTGTTAAAAGTTCGAATCATCTTTTGGGCTACATCTTCACCTTGGTTACAAAGCAGTTAG
- a CDS encoding OB-fold nucleic acid binding domain-containing protein (similar to Metarhizium robertsii ARSEF 23 XP_011410733.1): MQFNIFLSAVFTLSGLSFCNAIDLDSIFDEVSTINHDFRDIFRVVSQQVFRKDDAQPMIEVRKFVDSATEALNAASDKIGSDSTVDDPADVVAAFCDDMDVFTNTQMKTADILVFKANNMRDAVDGTKVADSVVRLSSAYDNYSNNMIPLTENCSPTHVENIYIVKSTLHRALADLKPKKRRA; this comes from the exons ATGCAATTCAATATTTTTCTATCGGCAGTTTTCACACTCTCTGGCCTTTCTTTCTGTAACGCTATCGATCTTGACTCCATTTTTGACGAAGTCAGCACCATTAATCACGATTTCCGGGATATTTTCCGTGTCGTCTCTCAACAAGTTTTTCGCAAAGATGATGCGCAGCCTATGATC GAAGTTCGCAAGTTCGTCGACAGTGCAACGGAAGCTCTCAATGCCGCCTCTGACAAAATTGGGTCAGATTCCACCGTCGATGACCCAGCAGATGTCGTGGCTGCCTTTTGCGATGATATGGACGTA TTTACAAACACCCAGATGAAAACGGCGGACATTCTCGTTTTCAAGGCAAACAATATGCGCGATGCGGTTGACGGCACGAAAGTGGCAGACAGTGTTGTCAGGCTCAGCTCTGCATATGACAACTACTCCAACAATATGATCCCACTTACAGAGAACTGCTCGCCAACACACGTTGAAAATATCTATATTGTTAAATCAACTCTTCACAGAGCTCTGGCGGATCTGAAACCCAAGAAACGACGAGCCTGA
- a CDS encoding general stress response protein Whi2 (similar to Magnaporthe oryzae 70-15 XP_003714195.1): MSTCLSPNPHSPITNLTSVARVEIKSLRHRLIDSISLLRTVTPGIRDQSAALSGSQDAGTGPPESSQLEFVEPVVHCEHEHNKSFQERNDITAAATENETEQPPPPQYPASEASSSSRPPPFSSLFAPLSDTAGESSSKFVSAVPVEACASGSVAAPAYSRSPSFEPSPFDTDGTPPRAFYDPVGETKRALPQDTKAESSRKDEDTEPPPAYSEGDSPLHAFTYVMSSAGGAASIITQVQQGGPPINAIGDVGADETIAMDLRGTKFVLSRDELLTLPEFVLLSLFPNGLFPEGHLNGFSENDAVQVDYDPASLQYMLDFFRNVAQTIPSESSPGASQDGDAMSVEPLGSRDDSSKRAGIIVLREDLDFYVIPPRADISQPEMIEVKRAAAKALQQQDGIFSGLKRSDEPGTTEAHLIEMLTAGGFNHDDTWGHRAGEPNKAVICSLALARLRSDIRGNDMGTSAVGMAQKLLLFWRKPARRCWWEGVELDNVDGVNGQLKVWIRRVWTLEMSVIGLR; the protein is encoded by the exons ATGTCCACTTGCTTGTCGCCAAACCCCCACAGccccatcaccaacctcactTC GGTCGCACGTGTCGAAATCAAATCACTTCGGCATCGTTTGATTGATTCGATTTCCCTTCTCCGAACCGTGACGCCCGGTATCCGCGATCAATCCGCCGCATTGTCCGGGTCACAAGACGCAGGTACCGGACCTCCTGAGTCCTCCCAGTTGGAGTTTGTCGAGCCTGTCGTGCATTGCGAGCACGAACACAACAAATCTTTTCAAGAACGCAACGATATCACCGCCGCAGCCACGGAGAACGAGACCGAACAACCGCCTCCGCCGCAATATCCCGCCTCAGAGGcgtcctcttcctctcgtCCTCCACCCTTCTCGTCACTCTTTGCGCCGCTTAGTGACACAGCGGGCGAATCATCTAGCAAGTTTGTTAGCGCTGTACCAGTTGAAGCGTGTGCATCTGGATCTGTAGCTGCTCCTGCCTATTCAAGGAGCCCATCGTTCGAGCCTTCACCTTTCGATACCGACGGAACCCCTCCGAGAGCTTTCTACGACCCGGTTGGAGAAACCAAGCGAGCGCTTCCGCAAGATACTAAAGCAGAGTCTAGTCGCAAGGACGAAGACACAGAACCACCTCCAGCGTATTCAGAAGGCGACAGTCCTCTCCACGCATTCACATACGTCATGTCATCCGCTGGCGGCGCAGCGAGTATTATTACTCAGGTCCAACAAGGAGGTCCgcccatcaatgccattggAG ATGTCGGTGCCGACGAGACAATCGCAATGGACCTTCG CGGTACCAAATTCGTTCTCTCACGAGATGAACTTTTGACATTACCAGAATTCGTTTTGCTGTCACTGTTTCCTAATGGATTGTTTCCAGAGGGTCATTTGAATGGCTTTTCCGAGAACGATGCCGTGCAAGTCGAC TATGACCCAGCATCACTGCAGTACATGTTGGACTTTTTCAGAAATGTGGCTCAGACAATACCTTCAGAGTCATCGCCCGGCGCTTCTCAGGACGGTGATGCGATGTCTGTAGAACCCCTTGGGTCACGAGACGACTCATCTAAGCGAGCAGGCATAATTGTTTTGAGAGAGGATTTGGATTTTTATGTTATACCTCCGAGGGCGGACATTAGCCAGCCAGAGATGATTGAGGTCAAGCGTGCGGCTGCCAAGGCTTTACAACAGCAAGACGGCATCTTTTCGGGACTGAAGCGTAGCGACGAGCCTGGTACGACCGAAGCGCATCTGATTGAAATGTTGACGGCAGG TGGATTCAATCACGACGACACATGGGGTCACCGGGCGGGAGAGCCGAACAAGGCCGTCATTTGCAGTCTGGCATTGGCTCGTTTGCGCAGCGATATTAGGGGCAACGACATGGGCACGAGCGCCGTCGGCATGGCACAGAAGCTTTTGCTCTTCTGGAGAAAGCCTGCGCGAAGATGTTGGTGGGAAGGCGTCGAGTTGGACAATGTCGACGGTGTTAATGGGCAGCTGAAAGTCTGGATCCGACGCGTCTGGACACTGGAAATGAGCGTGATTGGACTCCGCTGA
- a CDS encoding glucose/sorbosone dehydrogenase (similar to Metarhizium robertsii ARSEF 23 XP_007818214.1), giving the protein MSLRSALIAGLATSATAQLVPGFLSRRDDSSCPNTLAVSYPAPVASKGWAYRLAANGFKKPRSIAFDDNGGLLVVDAGVGVYRLTIDQDKGETCVVMSSPKTLINSTELNHGLALSNDGKTLYASSSSKVYAWTYDSKAATVSNTNYTVIANMSDTDKTTRTLLMSQKKPGMLIVSRGTVNDQDKAARTLSSGHSQIRAFDVSAKKNGSEPHDFMDGVLLGSGLRNSVGVAEDPTKGGIWSVENSIDELTRNGKDIHADNPGEELNYHGVLNDTATDKDRGGNYGFPMCYTLWNTTGFPNLGDLKPGDQFPGPDAQTFTDVTCNKDYVPPKLAFQAHTAPLDIKFNKDGSKAFITFHGSWSTKNPVGYRISSVAFDTSKGEPSAQKSSTDAAVDILSTPDLAKCPGGCFRPVGLAWDSKGRLWFSSDSTGEIFVLYQNGTSSGDGGSIGSRSAVADSAAAWAVVLAAVVAGLFLA; this is encoded by the exons ATGTCTCTCAGATCGGCACTCATCGCCGGCCTCGCCACTTCGGCGACAGCACAACTCGTGCCCGGCTTCTTAAGCCGTCGCGATGATTCCAGCTGTCCCAATACCTTGGCTGTTTCTTATCCTGCTCCCGTGGCATCAAAGGGCTGGGCATATAGACTCGCGgccaatggcttcaagaagCCGCGGAGCATTGCGTttgacgacaatggcggACTTTTGGTTGTGGACGCTGGGGTTGGTGTGTATAGGTTGACGATTGATCAGGATAAAGGGGAGACTTGTGTGGTTATGAGTTCGCCCAAGACGCTCATTAACAGTACTGAG CTAAACCATGGTCTCGCACTTTCAAACGACGGCAAAACCCTCTacgcatcctcctcctccaaagtATACGCCTGGACCTACGATAGCAAAGCCGCCACcgtcagcaacaccaactaCACCGTCATAGCCAACATGAGCGACACCGACAAAACCACCCGCACCCTGCTCATGTCCCAAAAGAAACCAGGCATGCTGATCGTCTCCCGCGGCACCGTAAACGACCAAGACAAAGCAGCCCGCACCCTCAGCTCCGGCCATTCTCAAATTCGTGCGTTTGACGTatcggccaagaagaacggAAGCGAACCACACGACTTTATGGACGGTGTGTTGTTGGGCTCGGGTCTGCGCAACTCAGTTGGTGTGGCTGAAGACCCCACCAAGGGAGGCATATGGTCTGTTGAAAACTCAATCGATGAGTTGACTCGGAATGGGAAGGATATCCACGCGGATAACCCCGGAGAAGAGCTGAATTACCATGGTGTGTTGAACGATACGGCCACGGACAAGGACCGCGGCGGCAATTACGGATTTCCAATGTGCTATACGCTTTGGAATACGACGGGATTCCCGAACCTAGGTGATCTCAAACCCGGAGACCAGTTCCCCGGCCCTGATGCCCAGACGTTTACAGACGTAACATGTAACAAGGACTATGTCCCGCCGAAATTAGCCTTTCAGGCGCACACTGCCCCTCTGGATATCAAGTTCAACAAAGATGGCTCCAAGGCATTCATCACCTTCCACGGAAGCT GGTCAACAAAGAACCCAGTCGGCTACCGCATCTCATCCGTTGCCTTCGACACATCCAAGGGCGAGCCCTCGGCGCAAAAGTCCTCCACCGACGCCGCCGTCGATATCCTCTCCACCCCAGATCTGGCCAAATGTCCCGGCGGATGTTTCCGCCCCGTCGGCCTTGCATGGGACTCCAAGGGCCGTCTGTGGTTCAGCTCCGACAGCACAGGCGAGATCTTTGTTCTCTACCAGAATGGAACGTCGAGCGGGGACGGCGGCAGCATTGGATCGCGGTCTGCTGTGGCAGATAGTGCGGCGGCGTGGGCTGTGGTTTTGGCAGCTGTTGTTGCGGGATTGTTTTTGGCGTAG
- a CDS encoding protein transporter sec-13 (similar to Neurospora crassa OR74A XP_957678.2) — protein sequence MAAQVIANSGHDDMIHDAVLDYYGRKLATCSSDRTIKIFEIDGESQRLIETLKGHEGAVWCVSWAHPKYGNILASAGYDGKVFIWKEQGQNNQWQRIYDFPLHKASVNVVSWSPHEAGCLLATASSDGNVSVLEFKDTAVDHATFPAHGLGVNSVSWAPATTPGSIVSSAPGPGSVGNRRFVTGGSDNVLKIWSFDPASQSYKQESEPLTGHSDWVRDVAWSPTVLQKSYIASASQDKTVRIWTSDPSSNGQWESKVLNFDAPVWRVSWSLSGNVLAVSGADNKVSLWKENLRGEWECVKSIEE from the exons ATG GCGGCGCAAGTCATTGCCAACTCTGGTCACGATGACATGATT CACGATGCCGTCCTCGATTACTACGGTCGAAAGCTTGCCACTTGTTCTAGCGATCGCACCATCAAGATTTTCGAAATTGATGGCGAGTCACAGCGGTTGATTGAGACTTTGAAAGG TCACGAAggtgctgtctggtgtgtttcTTGGGCACATCCAAAATACGGCAACATTCTCGCATCGGCGGGATACGACGGCAAAGTATTCATCTGGAAGGAGCAGGGCCAGAACAACCAATGGCAAAGAATCTACGATTTCCCCCTACACAAGGCTTCTGTCAATGTCGTCTCTTGGTCCCCTCACGAAGCCGGCTGCCTCCTTGCCACCGCCTCTTCCGACGGCAACGTGAGCGTTCTCGAGTTCAAGGACACCGCGGTCGACCATGCCACATTCCCTGCTCACGGCCTTGGAGTCAACTCCGTCTCGTGGGCTCCGGCTACGACTCCCGGCAGCATCGTGAGCAGCGCCCCTGGACCTGGCTCTGTGGGCAACCGCCGATTTGTCACCGGCGGCTCCGATAATGTGCTAAAGATCTGGTCTTTCGACCCTGCCTCGCAATCATACAAGCAGGAGAGCGAACCCCTGACTGGTCACAGCGACTGGGTTCGCGATGTTGCCTGGTCGCCTACGGTTTTGCAAAAGTCGTACATTGCCTCGGCGTCTCAGGACAAGACTGTCCGTATTTGGACATCAGACCCTTCTAGCAACGGCCAATGGGAATCCAAGGTTTTGAACTTCGACGCACCAGTCTGGAGAGTCAGCTGGTCCCTGAGCGGCAATGTTTTGGCAGTTAGCGGCGCAGACAACAAAGTGTCATTATGGAAGGAGAATTTGAGAGGCGAGTGGGAGTGCGTCAAGTCGATTGAGGAGTAA
- a CDS encoding proteinrelated to glucan 1, 4-alpha-glucosidase (similar to Metarhizium robertsii ARSEF 23 XP_007818211.1) gives MHSTDRNSRSERRSSTRRSARLSTENAGSDDEYDLAASAVPDGFRPSANNRPNVPSPTSPPSPMQPRIQLPNFPRSPPPVATSPLKGLADFNRPSSTSKPPRLHDSLTLRNDGLTASRVGQASSSSSSLQDDGLYPGSTQPSHPYQMYPQRTYSNATSSTGPSSETADGSHGPTHPYTLYSQSTTTPEDPTQHHIPVGFNGMGNGYRRQIGPDGEDAGDLIGPLGHMEELPPYTRYPQDPFQDKLENESENNTPPVVTVDVTRATTVGLSQSSPVQPIPGAGGIGLATRNPEFASTEDLAGLPHRSGSSIRSRSSLESYHEINGAARDFAEKPSPSKWQRRAKKKLWGVVPYWAICLLLSGIVIMGVVMGTVIGTIVSRHGGSKRKGDKQFDKDQQGSDSNVQYLDRPPPGLPPLATGCFALPTMEKYQVPKACFKDSEQTPAWSCDMPFRWYSMNITEPFNSAGTCNYSLKLAPFDAKASKFIYGTQPPDIPDFRSMWLVTDLEEKNRGPAWFLQLRYNKTVMVREDQLTVPGKPNAKRDWGHSKDPFPFVANSRFQRKGMAATEGDRPWICTWPNVLLQVFIYPNQTFTPPRPSAVPSPSMRSPFYHPTPTPTPDGPPDPKFKEPYPKLVKFVEKRPPSAGLFAPATCTQYKIINDGQDKVPVMQDGKPVTITIDEVIKNPKRTITQRSAESMSEDISSFSSLESRGMDLTPCGCVSFSWSV, from the exons ATGCATTCTACCGATAGAAATTCGCGATCGGAGAGAAGGTCATCGACAAGGAGATCAGCACGATTGTCGACAGAAAATGCTGGCAGCGACGACGAATACGACTTGGCTGCAAGTGCTGTTCCAGATGGATTCCGTCCGTCAGCCAACAACAGGCCGAATGTGCCAAGCCcgacctcaccaccatcaccaatgCAACCTCGGATCCAACTGCCCAATTTTCCTCGATCACCACCACCTGTTGCAACAAGCCCATTAAAAGGCCTCGCCGATTTCAACCGACCTTCCAGCACGTCGAAGCCTCCTCGCCTCCATGATTCCCTGACGCTCCGTAATGACGGATTGACAGCAAGTCGAGTTGGACAGGCCTCTTCGTCCAGCAGCTCTTTACAAGACGATGGATTATACCCGGGCTCGACTCAGCCATCCCACCCATATCAAATGTATCCCCAGAGAACATATAGCAATGCCACTTCCTCGACGGGCCCATCCTCCGAAACGGCTGATGGGAGCCATGGTCCGACTCACCCATACACCCTGTACTCGCAAAGTACGACTACTCCAGAGGATCCTacacaacaccacatccctgttggcttcaatggcatgggcaaTGGCTATCGAAGACAAATTGGCCCGGATGGCGAGGATGCCGGAGATTTAATTGGGCCACTGGGTCATATGGAAGAACTCCCGCCATATACACGGTATCCTCAAGATCCTTTTCAAGACAAGCTGGAAAATGAGAGTGAGAACAATACACCCCCTGTCGTTACGGTCGATGTGACTCGAGCCACAACAGTAGGGCTTTCCCAGTCATCACCAGTTCAGCCCATTCCTGGTGCCGGTGGAATTGGCCTTGCTACTCGAAACCCCGAATTCGCCTCCACAGAAGACTTGGCTGGCCTGCCCCATAGATCTGGTTCTTCGATACGCAGCAGAAGTTCTCTTGAGAGCTACCATGAAATTAATGGTGCGGCTCGAGACTTTGCAGAAAAACCAAGCCCGAGCAAGTGGCAACGACgagccaagaagaagctatGGGGCGTAGTGCCATACTGGGCAATATGTCTATTGCTGTCTGGCATTGTTATCATGGGCGTGGTCATGGGTACGGTAATCGGCACGATAGTGTCTAGACACGGCGGCTCAAAGCGCAAGGGTGATAA GCAATTTGACAAAGACCAACAAGGTTCGGATAGTAATGTCCAATATTTGGATCGACCACCGCCTGGACTGCCCCCACTTGCAACAGGTTGCTTTGCACTCCCAACTATGGAGAAGTATCAAGTACCCAAGGCTTGCTTCAAGGATTCAGAACAGACCCCAGCTTGGAGTTGCGATATGCCTTTCCGGTGGTATTCGATGAATATTACAGAACCCTTCAACAGCGCTGGAACTTGCAACTATTCCTTGAAGCTCGCaccatttgatgccaaggcCTCTAAGTTTATCTATGGAACGCAGCCCCCAGATATTCCCGATTTTAGATCTATGTGGCTTGTAACTGACCTGGAGGAGAAGAACCGTGGCCCCGCGTGGTTTCTTCAGCTAAGATATAACAAGACTGTTATGGTTCGGGAAGACCAGCTCACAGTCCCCGGCAAACCGAATGCCAAGAGGGACTGGGGACATTCCAAAGATCCATTTCCCTTTGTCGCCAACTCGCGCTTCCAGAGAAAGGGCATGGCTGCCACCGAAGGAGATCGACCGTGGATTTGCACCTGGCCCAATGTTCTGCTTCAGGTTTTCATTTATCCAAACCAGACTTTTACGCCACCGAGACCTTCTGCGGTGCCTAGCCCTTCAATGCGCAGCCCGTTCTATCATCCcactccaacaccaacaccagatGGTCCGCCTGATCCAAAGTTCAAGGAGCCGTATCCAAAgcttgtcaagtttgtcgaGAAGCGCCCGCCCAGTGCCGGCCTGTTTGCCCCAGCGACCTGCACACAATACAAGATCATCAACGATGGTCAGGACAAAGTACCTGTCATGCAGGATGGAAAGCCGGTGACAATCACTATTGACGAGGTGATCAAAAATCCGAAGCGAACAATCACCCAGCGGTCTGCTGAGTCAATGTCTGAGGATATTTCATCGTTCTCGTCCCTTGAGAGCAGGGGCATGGACCTGACTCCTTGTGGATGTGTATCGTTTTCGTGGTCTGTATAA